The following proteins come from a genomic window of Bactrocera tryoni isolate S06 chromosome 1, CSIRO_BtryS06_freeze2, whole genome shotgun sequence:
- the LOC120772194 gene encoding uncharacterized protein LOC120772194, with translation MAASVLFACGLNEQKLPKFVHISEESNCDGSFLFSCILGQRLRISNAGTVLVCLQHNYQHYFHAGMRLGYNVNIFLDKTLNVVDPLTDMAEKGMASKWLQDERQVTTLLLDGIRDYISASAAQRISTTILVDNLAILLNLGATKEEIIQLCHELAELPKQYKNLAVITKLSNCDLYASIDNCVAKLGTLRIRATHLKSGVSRDVDGKLLIERELTANGVKDEGEEQEAQQNGGYELEQMRKEVLYKVNDRNIKIINPGELGVKV, from the coding sequence ATGGCTGCATCCGTGCTCTTCGCTTGCGGCTTGAACGAGCAAAAACTGCCAAAATTCGTGCACATCAGTGAGGAGTCGAACTGTGACGGCAGCTTCCTCTTCAGCTGCATACTCGGCCAACGGCTGCGCATCTCCAACGCCGGCACGGTGCTGGTGTGCCTGCAGCACAACTATCAGCATTACTTCCATGCCGGCATGCGTCTCGGTTACAATGTGAATATCTTCCTCGACAAAACGCTGAATGTTGTGGATCCACTAACGGATATGGCTGAAAAGGGTATGGCCAGCAAGTGGCTGCAGGATGAACGGCAGGTCACAACGTTACTGCTCGACGGCATCCGCGATTACATTAGCGCCAGTGCCGCACAACGCATCAGCACAACAATTTTGGTTGATAATTTGGCGATTTTATTGAATTTGGGCGCCACCAAGGAGGAGATCATCCAGCTGTGTCATGAGTTGGCGGAATTGCCGAAGCAGTATAAGAATTTGGCGGTGATCACGAAGTTGAGCAATTGCGACTTATATGCGTCGATCGACAACTGTGTGGCGAAGTTGGGCACGTTGCGCATACGTGCGACACACCTGAAGAGTGGCGTGTCACGTGATGTGGATGGTAAACTGTTGATCGAGCGTGAGTTGACTGCCAATGGTGTGAAGGACGAAGGCGAAGAGCAGGAAGCgcaacaaaatggcggctatGAACTCGAGCAAATGCGCAAAGAGGTGCTGTACAAAGTAAACGACAGAAATATAAAGATCATTAATCCCGGTGAATTGGGTGTGAAAGTTTGA